The Actinomyces viscosus genome segment GGCGCTCGCCCAGGGCTTCGCCCGCACTGCTCCGGAACCCGACGTCGTCTCCCCCGAGGCTCGAACGACCGGGTGGTCCTGAGAAGGGGCAGGCCTGCGCACCCGGGAGGCCCTCGCAGTACCTGGCAGCCTGCCGCCAGCTTTGTCATCCTGGCGGCAGCCGGCTGCTCGTGGCGGAAACCGCCGCGGCCTTCAACGGCACGTTCGGCCTCCGCGCGAGCCGGGCCCACGAACCTCTCGATGCGCAAGGAGCATTCATGCCGCTTCAGCCCGATGGCTACACCTTTCCTTTGAACGAGAAGGTCGCCCGCACCCACGTGCGATTCACCAACCGCTATGGCATCCCCTTGGCCGGGGACCTCTACACCCTCGAGAAGATGGAGTCGCGGACCTACCCGGCGCTCGTCGTCGGACCGCCCCACGGCGGCATCAAGGAGCAGGGTCCGGGGCTGTACGCCAACGAGCTGGCACAGCGCGGGTTCGTGGCCCTGGCCTTCGACCCGCCCTTCATGGGCGAGTCCGGCGGCGGTGCCCGGCACGTCACCAGCCCCGAGCTTTTCGCCGAGTCCTTCAGCGCCGGCGTCGACTTCCTGGGTTCGCAGCCCTTCGTGGACCGCAGGCGCATCGGGGCCATCGGCATCTGCGGCTCGGGAGGCTTCGCGCTGAGCGCAGCCAGCGTCGATGTACGCATCCGCGCCGTCGCCACCGCCGCGATGTACGACATCTCGGGGGCGACCCGGGACGGCTGGATGTACCAGGGGACCGATGACGAGCGTCGAGAGCACCTCGCCCAGCTGGCCGAGCAGCGCTGGAAGGACGTCGACACCGGCGCCCCGGAGCTCTCGCCCCAGTTCCCCCTGGGGGAGTACGATCCCGAGGCTCTCGCCCCCATCACGGCGGAGTTCTTCGAGTACTACGCCAAGATCAACGACCGCGGCTGGCACCCGC includes the following:
- a CDS encoding alpha/beta hydrolase, whose product is MPLQPDGYTFPLNEKVARTHVRFTNRYGIPLAGDLYTLEKMESRTYPALVVGPPHGGIKEQGPGLYANELAQRGFVALAFDPPFMGESGGGARHVTSPELFAESFSAGVDFLGSQPFVDRRRIGAIGICGSGGFALSAASVDVRIRAVATAAMYDISGATRDGWMYQGTDDERREHLAQLAEQRWKDVDTGAPELSPQFPLGEYDPEALAPITAEFFEYYAKINDRGWHPRSIGAFTVESGMPHVSFGQLRNLKDIPPRKTLIITGSEAHSKWFSDIVAKEIGADAEEVVVPGARHIDLYDRTDLIPFDTITELFSQRL